The bacterium genome contains the following window.
CATCCGTCATACGGTTACACCAAATATATCTTACAATTATCGTCCAGACTTCTCTTCTTCAGGATGGGGATATTACGGTCAGTATACAAAATTAGATGGAAGTACCGAAAGGTATGATAGATATCGGAATGAAGTATATGGTGGCTCCGGTTCTGGTGAACAGCAGAATATTAATTTTTCTATTGGAAACAATTTTGAAATGAAAACCATCGTGGATCCTACTGATACAACATCAAAAGAAAGCAAGATTCAGCTTTTAAATCTTACGGCTGGTTCAGGTTACAATTTCGCCGCAGATTCTCTGAACTTTGCTGACGTGAGTCTAACTTATCGAACACAAGTAGGAGAACTTTTTGATCTTTCAGGTTCTTCACGTTTTACACCGTACGATTACAGTGGAAACATATCCAAAATAAATCGTTACCTTGTTGATGCCGGAAAAGGATTATTGAGATTAACCGGGCTTAATTTTTCCATTTCATCAAGTATTTCTGGAGAGAAATTCGCTTCTTCCAAGGACGAAGATAGAGAAGATGAAGATGAATTTGGTCTTGTTGATCAGGAAAGTAAAAGTGTCTACCGGGGAATTTATAATAATGATGATCCGGATTTTACAATTCCATGGAGTATTTCACTCAGTTACAATTATAATCTCGACCGTCCAACTCCTGAGCGGTCCACTGTTTATTCAAACCTTAGCGGCAGCTTCAGTTTCAGCCTTACTCCACTCTGGAAAATCGATTTAACGGGCAGCTATGATTTTCAGAGCAAAGAATTTGCAGCTCCGCAGGTCAGGATTTCGAGAGATCTGCATTGCTGGCTGATGAATTTCGTCTGGAATCCTATCGGCACTTACACAGGATTCAGATTTGAAATCAGGGTTAAAGCACCGCAGTTGCAGGATTTGAAACTTACGAAGCAGGATCAATTTTTCAATACCCGGTAGTAACGTCTGAATTAAAAATTTCAAATTGAAAATTATTAAATTGGAATAAGTGAAGCATTATATAATTGATGGAAATAATCTGCTGGGGAAAGAAAGATCATTAAGTCAACTGCAGAAAAAAAATAAACAGCAAAGCAGGGAGAAGCTAGCCTTCATCCTCTCAAGATTTTTTGCTAAGAAAAAAGCAGCCGTAAGCTTGCATTTTGATGGTCATGAAAGAGAAGCTATAAAAGTTTCAAACATCAAAATAATTTATTCGGGTAATTATTCAGCCGATGACAATATTAAGCGTGAAATTGAAAAAAGTAAAAATCCCCGTAATATTATTCTCATTACTTCCGATACTAATTTGATGGAGTTTGGCAGGGTATGCAGCTCGAAAGTAATTAAAAGTGAAGAGTTTGTTAAACATATTAAACAATCGAATACAGACATTGAGGAGAGAATTAAATCAGGTGCGGATACGGATGTTGAGGAGTTCAAAAAACTTTTTGGGATTGCTACATCAGACAAATGATTTTTTTGATTATAAATAAAATAAACTTAATTTTACTGGTAAATTTTTTGAATGAAAAAAAGTTAGAATACCATCGTTATCCGCGTCTTCCTTTATCCAGTTCTAAATATCAGAAATTACAATCATCATTTAACAGAAAAGCCACTCACAATTTTTAACTCAACTCACATTCATCCATCAATTAATTCAGGAGGTTTAGTGGAAAACAAACTACTAAAACCAATTCTTTTTTTACCTCTGGTTGTAATTAGCACGGTCCTGATTTATTCGGCTAGTGTTTTTGCCCAGGGAGATAATCCGCTTGTTGATGCAGTTCCGCAAGAGTGGATACCAGCAAATTATTATACAGATTCTGAAGAAGATGTAATAACCATAAACGGTTATGACGATTTCAACTTGGGTATTGATTTTGCTGAGCCGCACGTTTCTCAAAATCCGTTAAATCCATTACAGTATTTTGGTGCGTATAACATTAACGGAGCATGGAGAACTTACGATGGTCAAAACTGGACTTCTTCAGCCCCCAATTTTGGCGCATCTCCCAACGGAGATCCCATAACAACCTATGATGGTCAAGGAAATTTGTACTATGAAACCATGTATGGAAGTGTTACTGGTTGCAGAGTAATCCGTTCAACAGATAACGGAGCTACCTGGACAGCAGGAGTCATTGCAGTTGCAGGAAATGATAAAAACTGGATGGTTGCAGATCAAACTACTGGTCCATACTCTGGAAATATATATACTGGTATGACTCCCGGAAATTTTGCACGTTCAACAAATCTTGGTGCTAGTTGGACTACCACAAACACTTTTGGAACACAATCACTGCCAGGTTTTATGATTTGTATTGGTCCTAACGGAACAACTGATGGCGGTAATGTTTTTGTAGTAACAAATTCGGGCAGTGCGTTCGCTTCAACATATACATTTTACGCTTCGACTAATGGCGGACAAACTTTTACTTTGAAATCAGCACAGAATTTTTCTAATTATGTTGGAACCAACGTTGGTGGAAGAAATTCTGTTCAGAATATGAGAACCCGGCCTTATCCATTTATAACTGCAGATCAAAGTAACGGCACTTACAGAGGCAGATTATATTTAGTATATGCTTCTAATGACCCGGTAGGCAATGGCTTTAAACCCGATATTTATTGCAGATATTCAACAGATCAGGGAACAACTTGGTCTTCTGCGGTAAAAGTTAACGATGATGCAAATACAACAAATCATAATCAGTGGCATCCATCAATTTGGAGTGACGTTGGAACTGGAAGATTATTTGTTAAGTGGATGGATACACGTGACACTCCGACAAGCGATAGCGCTTACATCTATGCGAGCTATTCTGATGATGGTGGAGTTACATGGGCTACTAATCAAAGAGTATCAAATCAGAAAATGAGAATTAATTGCACAACTTGCCCGGGTGGCGGAACTCCACGCTATCAAGGTGACTATGATGCTATTATTTCTCACAACAATCAGGCATTAGCGATGTGGACAGATTTCCGCAGCGGAAACTTTGGCAGCTTTGTCGGATACTTCCCTGATTTTGCAATGACTTTATCAACAAATTCAGTAATTATTCCAAATTCCGGAGGACAGGAAACTGTAACTGTAAGCGTTCCCGGTGTGAAATTATATGAAGAAGATGCTGTATTTACTGCATCTGTAAGCTCAACTCCTGCAAGTGGAACTATTGATTTGCTATTTCCAAGCGGCAACACGATCAGCTCGTTCCCGGGTGATATTCCACTTAGTATACAAACAAGTGGTAATGTAACTTTAGGGAGTTATACAATTACTGTTCAAGGTACCGGTCCAGGTGGCGCACCACCAGTGCATCGCAGGACAATTTCTCTTGATGTAATTGTACCCGTTGAACTAACATCGTTTACTGCAAATACTGATAAGAACGATGTTATACTCACCTGGAACACGGCAACTGAAGTGAACAATCAGGGATTCGAAATCCAGAGAAAGACCTCCGGAGAATTTGAGCGGGTTGGATTCGTTGAAGGAAAAGGAACAACAACTGAAGTTCAAAACTATTTCTTCAGAGATAAAAATCTTCTTTCAGGAACTTATACTTACAGGTTAAAGCAGATGGACTTTGATGGATCATTCGCTTATTCAGATGAAGTTGAAGTAGAGATCGATCAGCCAAATGTTTTTGTGCTTGGTCAGAATTATCCAAATCCTTTCAATCCATCAACGAACATCAAGTATTCAATTCCGGCAGATGGAAATGTAACATTGAAGATGTACGACATACTCGGAAAAGAAGTGAGTACATTAGTAAATGAATATCAGCAGGCAGGAACGTTTGATGTAGTATTCGATGGTTCAAACCTTGCCAGCGGAGTTTATTATTATCAGCTGACAACCGGAGATTTAACTTCAACAAAGAAGCTGATGCTTACAAAATAAATCACTAATTAAGATATTTGATTATAAAGGGGACTTCGGTTCCCTTTTTTATTGGTGGAACTTTGAAAATAATCCCTATTTTTGAAGTGAAGATATTTAATTATTCACCGGGGAATATCTATGAAACACTCTCTAACAATTCTCTTCTCGCTTATCCTGTTTTCACAAATTAATCTTAAAGCTCAGGAATTGCCGCAGGATTATTTTCAGAACAACATTGAAGTTTACTTTTCTTTCGAAGTCCCTTCAGTTGATTTGATAAGACAATTAACAAGTACTATTTCGATTGATAATGTAAAAGGTAATACTGTCTATGCGTACGCTAACGAAAATGAATACAATAAATTTCTTGCATACAATATTCCTCATCAAATTCTACTAAAGCCAGGTGAGCTAATAATTCCTGAAATGAGTGGCAACATTGATGAAATTACAGACTGGAATGTATATCCAACCTATGATGCTTATGTAAATATGATGATGCAATTTGCTGCTAACCATCCATCAATTTGTAAATTGATTGATGCAGGAAACACTGTTCAAGGAAGAAAAATTCTTTTAGTAAAAATATCAGATAATGTGAATGTCCGTGAAGCTGAACCACAGTTTCTTTACACTTCATCTATTCATGGTGATGAAACTACTGGTTATGTTTTGATGCTTCGTCTTATTGATTCGCTTCTCACATC
Protein-coding sequences here:
- a CDS encoding NYN domain-containing protein; translation: MKHYIIDGNNLLGKERSLSQLQKKNKQQSREKLAFILSRFFAKKKAAVSLHFDGHEREAIKVSNIKIIYSGNYSADDNIKREIEKSKNPRNIILITSDTNLMEFGRVCSSKVIKSEEFVKHIKQSNTDIEERIKSGADTDVEEFKKLFGIATSDK
- a CDS encoding T9SS type A sorting domain-containing protein yields the protein MYGSVTGCRVIRSTDNGATWTAGVIAVAGNDKNWMVADQTTGPYSGNIYTGMTPGNFARSTNLGASWTTTNTFGTQSLPGFMICIGPNGTTDGGNVFVVTNSGSAFASTYTFYASTNGGQTFTLKSAQNFSNYVGTNVGGRNSVQNMRTRPYPFITADQSNGTYRGRLYLVYASNDPVGNGFKPDIYCRYSTDQGTTWSSAVKVNDDANTTNHNQWHPSIWSDVGTGRLFVKWMDTRDTPTSDSAYIYASYSDDGGVTWATNQRVSNQKMRINCTTCPGGGTPRYQGDYDAIISHNNQALAMWTDFRSGNFGSFVGYFPDFAMTLSTNSVIIPNSGGQETVTVSVPGVKLYEEDAVFTASVSSTPASGTIDLLFPSGNTISSFPGDIPLSIQTSGNVTLGSYTITVQGTGPGGAPPVHRRTISLDVIVPVELTSFTANTDKNDVILTWNTATEVNNQGFEIQRKTSGEFERVGFVEGKGTTTEVQNYFFRDKNLLSGTYTYRLKQMDFDGSFAYSDEVEVEIDQPNVFVLGQNYPNPFNPSTNIKYSIPADGNVTLKMYDILGKEVSTLVNEYQQAGTFDVVFDGSNLASGVYYYQLTTGDLTSTKKLMLTK